From Amycolatopsis sp. cg9, one genomic window encodes:
- a CDS encoding diguanylate cyclase, with protein MAPRHWALWRQRPRVVVYCLLTEAAAVALTLRPYPVAVDRRTLLVLTTLLVLGVLQSEAGRRVERIRRRVSETPHINMTSVWTFAGVLLLPPPLVAVLVGGLYAHLAIRSWYRLQRVPASRTVSNAAIILLSCYAAQAVVPDIRTALPRGWGGTFALAAAGATFFVVNALLVLPARHEVGRSPEALFGTWSDNGLEVATLCLGALNALALATLPGLVLLALPPVLLLHRTVLVKQLEVAAHRDEKTGLYNTSGWHALAERTLAAAARQRSTFGLLMLDLDHFKQVNDTYGHLAGDAVLRAVAQAIISAVRGRGDAVGRFGGEEFVVVLPGITEPDIGAVAERIRRAISALTVPVGQLSITGQSVSIGSAVYPQAGTSLQRLLDAADTALYHAKATGRNKVVHVADLK; from the coding sequence GTGGCACCGCGGCACTGGGCGCTGTGGCGCCAACGCCCCCGCGTGGTCGTCTACTGCCTGCTGACCGAGGCGGCCGCGGTGGCCCTGACGCTGCGCCCGTACCCGGTCGCGGTGGACCGCCGGACGTTGCTCGTCCTGACGACGTTGCTGGTGCTCGGCGTCCTCCAGTCGGAAGCTGGGCGGCGCGTGGAGCGCATCCGCCGTCGCGTGTCGGAAACGCCGCACATCAACATGACGTCGGTCTGGACGTTCGCGGGTGTCCTGCTCCTGCCCCCGCCCCTCGTGGCGGTGCTGGTGGGCGGGTTGTACGCGCACCTGGCGATCCGCAGCTGGTACCGCCTGCAGCGGGTGCCGGCGTCGCGGACGGTCAGCAACGCGGCCATCATCCTGCTGTCGTGCTACGCGGCCCAGGCGGTGGTCCCCGACATCCGGACGGCGCTGCCCCGCGGCTGGGGCGGCACGTTCGCGCTGGCCGCGGCGGGCGCGACGTTCTTCGTGGTGAACGCCCTGCTGGTGCTGCCGGCCCGGCACGAAGTCGGCCGGTCCCCGGAAGCTCTGTTCGGCACGTGGTCGGACAACGGCCTGGAAGTGGCGACGCTGTGCCTGGGCGCGCTGAACGCGTTGGCGCTGGCGACGTTGCCGGGCCTGGTCCTGCTGGCGCTGCCGCCGGTGTTGCTGCTGCACCGCACGGTTTTGGTGAAGCAGCTCGAGGTGGCGGCCCACCGCGACGAGAAAACGGGCCTGTACAACACGAGCGGCTGGCACGCACTGGCCGAGCGCACCCTGGCGGCCGCGGCCCGCCAGCGTTCGACGTTCGGCCTGCTGATGCTGGACCTGGACCACTTCAAGCAGGTGAACGACACGTACGGCCACCTGGCGGGCGACGCGGTACTGCGCGCGGTGGCCCAGGCGATCATCTCGGCGGTCCGCGGCCGCGGAGACGCGGTGGGCCGATTCGGCGGCGAGGAGTTCGTGGTCGTGCTCCCGGGCATCACCGAGCCCGACATCGGCGCGGTGGCCGAACGCATCCGCCGCGCGATCAGCGCCCTGACCGTCCCGGTGGGACAGTTGTCGATCACGGGCCAGTCGGTGTCGATCGGCTCGGCGGTCTACCCGCAGGCGGGAACGTCACTCCAGCGCCTCCTGGACGCGGCGGACACCGCGCTGTACCACGCGAAGGCGACGGGGCGGAACAAGGTGGTCCACGTAGCGGACCTGAAGTGA
- a CDS encoding sensor domain-containing protein, which translates to MVRERRDPPFGGSVVFLLMNLPLGVVAFALLTAFTAAGVGTAVVWVGVGLLALLVLAVRGAARLERARVYALLDRYVDLPYLPLPAEGRKDRWKARLKDPSTWRDLTYFFVLFPLGLVEFVLVTVFWSTSLALAGLPVYFRWLPGGAYYFPAEDVRWLTVDSTVEALPWAALGVLFIALSVALTKALAGMHARVANALLGPTVAQRRRMERWWEDAEEKNLVAG; encoded by the coding sequence ATGGTGCGGGAGAGGCGGGATCCGCCGTTCGGCGGTTCGGTGGTGTTCCTGCTGATGAACCTGCCGTTGGGGGTGGTGGCGTTCGCGTTGCTGACGGCGTTCACGGCGGCCGGGGTGGGGACCGCGGTGGTGTGGGTGGGTGTGGGTCTGCTCGCGTTGCTGGTCCTGGCGGTCCGGGGGGCCGCGCGGCTGGAGCGGGCCCGGGTCTACGCGTTGCTGGACCGGTACGTCGATCTGCCGTACCTGCCGTTGCCCGCCGAGGGGCGGAAGGACCGGTGGAAGGCGCGGCTGAAGGATCCGTCGACGTGGCGGGACCTGACGTACTTCTTCGTCCTCTTCCCGCTCGGCCTGGTCGAGTTCGTGCTGGTGACCGTCTTCTGGTCGACGAGCCTGGCGCTGGCAGGGCTGCCGGTCTACTTCCGGTGGCTGCCGGGTGGCGCGTACTACTTCCCGGCAGAGGACGTGCGGTGGCTGACCGTGGACTCGACGGTGGAAGCGCTACCGTGGGCGGCGCTGGGGGTGTTGTTCATCGCGTTGTCGGTGGCGCTGACGAAGGCGCTGGCGGGGATGCACGCCCGGGTGGCGAACGCGCTGCTGGGGCCGACCGTGGCGCAGCGCCGTCGGATGGAGCGCTGGTGGGAAGACGCGGAAGAGAAGAACCTGGTGGCGGGATGA